The Bacteroidales bacterium genome includes the window AAACTGCGCAAGCAGGGCATGGTACCCGGCGTACTCTATGGCGGAAGTGAACCAGTGCATTTTTACGTGCCTGAAAACAATCTGCGCCATCTGGTGTACACACCGAATGTGTATATTGTTGACCTTTCCATTGACAGCCGGAAAGCAAAAGCCATCCTGCAGGACATTCAGTTCCATCCGGTTACCGACCGCATTCTTCACATCGACTTCAAGGAAGTATTTGACGACAAGCCGGTAGTTATGCGGATCCCGATCAAGCTCACCGGCAGTTCCGCTGGTGTACGTGCCGGTGGTAAACTGAAGCAGAGCGTGCGTTACCTGAAGGTAAAGGGACTGATCAAAGATCTCCCCGATCATCTTACCATCGACATTTCCGCCCTGGAGATAGGAAAATCTATCCGCGTAGGTGATCTTTCATTTGAAAACCTTGAACTGCTTGACAACAAGCGTCTGCAGGTTGTGACAGTTCAGGTAACCCGTGCCGTGGTTGAAGAAACCCCTGAAGCAGCACCTGCTGAAGGCGCTGCAGCTGAAGGTGCCGCCCCGGCCGCTGAACAGCCTGCCAAGGAAGCCCCGCAGCAAAACAAATAATTTGCTTACTGAATTTCATCCATGCTTCGGTATGTTCTTGCTGAACACAATACTGAAGCATGGATTTCTTCCGTTAGTGAATCCCGCAGAATATAACCTATACCACTCTTCAACAGGAATTCCGTGAAGTATCTGATTGTCGGACTGGGAAATCCGGGTGATGAATACAGTGAAACACGCCATAATGTTGGCTGGAAAATTGCCGATGAACTGGCTTCTTCGCTGAATGCCTCCTTTGAAGACAAGCGTTTTGGTTTTGTAGCCCGGGCTGCCTTCAAGTCGCGCACCCTGGTAATTCTGAAGCCGACCACTTACGTCAACCTCAGCGGAAGAGCTGTCAATTACTGGCTTGCCCATGAAAAAATTGAGCCTGATCATTTGCTGATTATGGTTGACGATCTGGCATTACCTTTCGGGACAATTCGTATTCGTCCCCGCGGAGGAGACGGGGGGCACAACGGCCTTATCCATATCACCCAGATCCTCGGCCATCAGAACTATGCCCGCCTTCGTTTCGGCATAGGCAATGAATATCCCTACGGCCGGCAGGTCGATTATGTTCTGGGAACCTGGACAGAGGAAGAACGGGCCATTCTGCCGGAACGCATCCGACTTGCTTCAGACGCTGTAAAAAGTTACGCCACAATAGGTATAGAGCGTACCATGAATCTTTATAACAAGAATCATGCGCCCGGGCTAACCAGGAAAACTGACCAGTAGCAAAAGTTTTATCCTGTCTGCCCTTTCCCTGATTGACCACAGGAAATCTTTCATCTCCCTCGCAAGCATTTTATCCTCATTCTTTTTACCTTTGTGTTTCCTATGTTGAACGAGGTGCGAATTGACAAATGGCTTTGGGCCATGCGGATATATAAAACCCGCAGCCAGGCAGCCGCAGAATGCCTGAAGGGAAGAGTTCTGGCAGAAGGTACCGAAGCAAAACCTTCCCGCCTTGTGCGGGTCAACGACCTGGTTGTTGTTAAAAAGCCTCCCGTTATCTATACTTATCGTATCAAACAGCTTACCGACAGAAGGTTGCCTGCAAGGGATGTCCCTTTATACCTTGAAAATCTTACTTCGGAAGAAGAACTCGCCAAACTTGATATGGTTAAACTCACCGGCTTTGCTCTTCGTGAAAAGGGAGCCGGCAGGCCTACCAAAAAAGAACGGCGCGAAATAGACCGTCTGCGGGGCACATAATAATCCTTTAAACGAATACCATTTTTGAAATGCTGATTGCCAAAGAAAAACGCCGCACCAATATTGCCGAATATCTGCTTTACATGTGGCAGATCGAAGATATTATCAGAGCCTATGATTTTTCCATCGAGAAAATCAATAAAGAATTGATCAGCCAGTACGACCAGCCTGCCGAAGTGAAAAAGCAGATACGCGACTGGTATAAACAGCTGATTGACATGATGAAAGAAGAAGGAATTGAAAACCAGGGGCATCTGAGGTTTCTTACCAACACACTGGCTGAGCTGAATGATTTTCATCTCAGACTCCTGTCTTCCCCCAAAGAAACTGCCTACCGGGAGCTTTACAAACAGGCAGGGCCGGCTATTCAGGCTCTGGGGGCCAAAGTACCCGGGTACAAAATG containing:
- a CDS encoding RNA-binding S4 domain-containing protein, which codes for MLNEVRIDKWLWAMRIYKTRSQAAAECLKGRVLAEGTEAKPSRLVRVNDLVVVKKPPVIYTYRIKQLTDRRLPARDVPLYLENLTSEEELAKLDMVKLTGFALREKGAGRPTKKERREIDRLRGT
- a CDS encoding DUF4924 family protein — translated: MLIAKEKRRTNIAEYLLYMWQIEDIIRAYDFSIEKINKELISQYDQPAEVKKQIRDWYKQLIDMMKEEGIENQGHLRFLTNTLAELNDFHLRLLSSPKETAYRELYKQAGPAIQALGAKVPGYKMSDLELCLNGLYGLLMLRLGKKTVSDETTESIQSISRMIAYLADRFRKFEQGDYEF
- a CDS encoding 50S ribosomal protein L25/general stress protein Ctc, giving the protein MKTIEIKAEARKNLGKKETEKLRKQGMVPGVLYGGSEPVHFYVPENNLRHLVYTPNVYIVDLSIDSRKAKAILQDIQFHPVTDRILHIDFKEVFDDKPVVMRIPIKLTGSSAGVRAGGKLKQSVRYLKVKGLIKDLPDHLTIDISALEIGKSIRVGDLSFENLELLDNKRLQVVTVQVTRAVVEETPEAAPAEGAAAEGAAPAAEQPAKEAPQQNK
- a CDS encoding aminoacyl-tRNA hydrolase produces the protein MKYLIVGLGNPGDEYSETRHNVGWKIADELASSLNASFEDKRFGFVARAAFKSRTLVILKPTTYVNLSGRAVNYWLAHEKIEPDHLLIMVDDLALPFGTIRIRPRGGDGGHNGLIHITQILGHQNYARLRFGIGNEYPYGRQVDYVLGTWTEEERAILPERIRLASDAVKSYATIGIERTMNLYNKNHAPGLTRKTDQ